In Nocardioides faecalis, the following proteins share a genomic window:
- a CDS encoding PucR family transcriptional regulator → MSPTGPAERADATRQLRAASGSLGAAAIARMETDLAWFGALSAEDRSWVGMIVHAGVKGFVDWFADGGGSDPEQDAMIHVFGVAPRAMARVIDLRQTVELIRLTIDEVERNIERLLDAEVFADVHAGVLRYGREIAFATAEVYARAAEVRGRWDARLEALAVDAVLRAETDESVLSRASAVGWSSRGRVVVVAGPAPEEAAETQTGVFDEVRRAARERELDALSAVQGHLLVVILGGVTDPEKDAAAVEGSFGKGAVVVGPVAGDLSQAHVSATVALGALRAAVGWPDAPRPVSAHDLLPERILAGDESARIDAVEQVYRPLAEARGELVETLVAYFANGAGIEATARGLFVHANTVRYRLGQIGDLTGLTPSVPRDALALQLALILGRQAAL, encoded by the coding sequence ATGTCCCCCACCGGGCCCGCGGAGCGGGCTGACGCCACCCGCCAGCTCCGTGCGGCATCCGGCTCGCTCGGCGCCGCGGCGATCGCCCGGATGGAGACCGACCTGGCGTGGTTCGGCGCGCTGAGCGCCGAGGACCGCTCCTGGGTCGGGATGATCGTTCACGCGGGCGTGAAGGGGTTCGTCGACTGGTTCGCCGACGGTGGCGGAAGCGACCCCGAGCAGGACGCGATGATCCACGTCTTCGGTGTCGCGCCGCGCGCGATGGCCCGCGTGATCGACCTGCGCCAGACGGTCGAGCTGATCCGGCTCACGATCGACGAGGTGGAGCGCAACATCGAGCGGCTCCTCGACGCCGAGGTGTTCGCCGACGTGCACGCCGGGGTGCTGCGCTACGGCCGGGAGATCGCCTTCGCGACCGCGGAGGTCTACGCCCGGGCGGCGGAGGTCCGCGGCCGCTGGGACGCCCGGCTGGAGGCGCTGGCCGTGGACGCCGTGCTGCGCGCGGAGACCGACGAGTCGGTGCTGTCGAGGGCCAGCGCAGTGGGCTGGTCCTCGCGCGGGCGGGTCGTGGTCGTCGCCGGCCCGGCTCCCGAGGAGGCCGCGGAGACCCAGACCGGCGTCTTCGACGAGGTACGACGCGCCGCCCGCGAGCGCGAGCTCGACGCGCTCAGCGCGGTGCAGGGCCACCTGCTGGTGGTGATCCTGGGCGGCGTGACCGACCCGGAGAAGGACGCCGCGGCCGTGGAGGGCTCGTTCGGCAAGGGCGCGGTCGTCGTCGGCCCGGTGGCCGGCGACCTCTCCCAGGCCCACGTCTCGGCGACGGTGGCGCTCGGTGCCCTGCGGGCCGCGGTCGGTTGGCCGGACGCGCCACGCCCGGTCTCCGCGCACGACCTGCTGCCGGAGCGGATCCTGGCCGGCGACGAGTCGGCCCGCATCGACGCCGTCGAGCAGGTCTACCGCCCGCTGGCCGAGGCCCGCGGCGAGCTGGTCGAGACGCTGGTGGCCTACTTCGCCAACGGCGCCGGCATCGAGGCGACCGCCCGCGGCCTGTTCGTGCACGCCAACACGGTGCGCTACCGGCTGGGCCAGATCGGCGACCTGACCGGCCTCACGCCGTCGGTGCCCCGCGACGCACTGGCGCTGCAGCTCGCCCTGATCCTGGGCCGGCAAGCGGCGTTGTAG
- a CDS encoding DUF3052 domain-containing protein, which translates to MGLKPGMVVQELGWDNDTDDELRVAMENVIDADLVDGEYGNVVDAVVLWWRDDDGDLVDGLVDSLTDLVGGGVIWLLTPKVGRPGAVDPADIAEAAPIAGLSQTTAATVSKDWAATRLVAPKTVG; encoded by the coding sequence ATGGGGCTCAAGCCCGGCATGGTGGTCCAGGAGCTCGGCTGGGACAACGACACCGACGACGAGCTCCGGGTCGCCATGGAGAACGTCATCGACGCGGACCTGGTCGACGGCGAGTACGGCAACGTGGTGGACGCCGTGGTGCTGTGGTGGCGCGACGACGACGGCGACCTCGTCGACGGCCTGGTCGACTCCCTGACCGACCTGGTCGGTGGCGGCGTCATCTGGCTGCTCACCCCGAAGGTGGGCCGGCCCGGCGCCGTGGACCCCGCCGACATCGCGGAGGCGGCCCCCATCGCCGGCCTGTCCCAGACCACGGCGGCGACCGTGAGCAAGGACTGGGCCGCCACCCGACTCGTCGCTCCCAAGACCGTCGGCTGA
- a CDS encoding acyltransferase domain-containing protein — protein sequence MLVIVAPGQGAQTPGFLSPWLEDPTFATRLEWLSTVAGMDLAHYGTEADAETIRDTAIAQPLLVGAGLVTSLALYPHPADAFTRLGAVAGHSVGEITAAVGARVITAEQAMVLVRERGKAMADASAVMPTGMTAVLGGDRDEVLAAIAAHGLTAANDNGPGQIVAAGTMAQLEELAANAPAKARVRPLQVAGAFHSPHMAPAADHVARLARSVSVHDPRTRFISNTDGTVVHDGADVLRRIVGQIARPVRWDLCLETMADIGVTGLLEMPPAGTLTGIAKRYFRDRGMSVETFSLNTPDQIDDARAFCRSHGEESMIDASPSWRMVVSPAKGVFHRSPDAAATEMLEPGVTIGDVASLRDRFSVTAVHGGQVVEWLVEDGDPVAPGQPLLRLHPTAVPA from the coding sequence GTGCTCGTCATCGTGGCCCCTGGGCAAGGGGCACAGACCCCCGGATTCCTGTCCCCCTGGCTGGAGGACCCCACCTTCGCCACCCGTCTGGAGTGGCTCTCCACGGTCGCCGGCATGGACCTCGCGCACTACGGCACCGAGGCGGACGCGGAGACGATCCGTGACACCGCGATCGCCCAGCCGCTGCTGGTCGGAGCCGGCCTGGTCACCTCGCTCGCCCTCTACCCGCACCCCGCCGACGCCTTCACCCGCCTGGGTGCGGTCGCCGGCCACAGCGTCGGTGAGATCACCGCCGCGGTGGGCGCGCGGGTGATCACCGCCGAGCAGGCGATGGTGCTGGTCCGCGAGCGCGGCAAGGCCATGGCGGACGCCTCCGCGGTCATGCCGACCGGGATGACCGCCGTGCTGGGCGGGGACCGCGACGAGGTGCTGGCCGCCATCGCCGCGCACGGCCTGACCGCCGCCAACGACAACGGGCCCGGCCAGATCGTCGCCGCCGGCACGATGGCGCAGCTCGAGGAGCTCGCCGCCAACGCCCCGGCGAAGGCGCGGGTGCGCCCGCTGCAGGTCGCCGGCGCCTTCCACTCCCCGCACATGGCGCCCGCGGCGGACCACGTCGCGCGGCTAGCCCGCTCGGTCTCGGTGCACGACCCGCGCACCCGCTTCATCTCCAACACCGACGGCACCGTCGTCCACGACGGCGCGGACGTGCTGCGCCGCATCGTCGGCCAGATCGCCCGTCCGGTCCGCTGGGACCTGTGCCTGGAGACGATGGCCGACATCGGGGTCACCGGGCTGCTGGAGATGCCGCCGGCCGGCACGCTGACCGGGATCGCCAAACGGTACTTCCGCGACCGCGGGATGAGCGTGGAGACGTTCTCCCTCAACACCCCCGACCAGATCGACGACGCACGCGCGTTCTGCCGCAGCCACGGCGAGGAGTCGATGATCGACGCCAGCCCCTCGTGGCGGATGGTTGTCTCCCCGGCCAAGGGCGTGTTCCACCGCTCCCCCGACGCCGCCGCCACCGAGATGCTCGAGCCGGGCGTCACCATCGGCGACGTGGCGAGCCTGCGCGACCGGTTCTCCGTGACGGCCGTCCACGGCGGCCAGGTGGTGGAGTGGCTCGTGGAGGACGGCGACCCCGTCGCCCCCGGCCAGCCGCTGCTGCGCCTGCACCCGACGGCCGTGCCCGCATGA
- a CDS encoding acyl-CoA carboxylase subunit beta: protein MTVTTSTTPPSTTSGAVKPAREDDPRHPVKRLTALLDSGSLELLPSSDPDCGMVAATGTVDGARVVAFCSDATVMGGAMGNDGCTVVVDAYHRALTDRIPIIGLWHSGGARLAEGVLSLHAVGRIFEVMTRASGVVPQISVVLGPAAGGAAYGPALTDVVILGPEGRIFVTGPDVVRSVTGEAVDMLRLGGPEPHGRRSGVVHVVSPTEQDALEKARSIAVLMGAQGRVDIASVADRDLAAILPENRKRAYDVHPLVEGILDEGTSVELHAGWAPNIVTALGRMGGRTVGVVANNPLRLGGCLDSPSAEKASRFVRTCDAFGIPLLVVVDVPGYLPGVGQEWDGVVRRGAKLLHAFAECSVPRVTLVTRKSYGGAYIAMNSRSLGATRVFAWPGAEIAVMGPLAAVRILHRRRLAEVAPELREQVEAELAEEHERIAGGVERAVEIGVIDEIVEPARTRTALAAALVAEVHQHGVRRGAHGNIPL, encoded by the coding sequence ATGACCGTGACCACCAGCACCACTCCCCCCAGCACCACCTCCGGTGCCGTCAAGCCCGCGCGGGAGGACGACCCTCGTCACCCCGTCAAGCGGTTGACCGCACTCCTCGACTCGGGGTCACTGGAACTCCTCCCGTCCAGTGACCCCGACTGCGGCATGGTCGCCGCGACCGGCACGGTCGACGGCGCCCGCGTGGTGGCGTTCTGCTCGGACGCCACCGTCATGGGTGGCGCGATGGGCAACGACGGCTGCACCGTGGTCGTCGACGCCTACCATCGCGCGCTGACCGACCGCATCCCGATCATCGGGCTGTGGCACTCCGGCGGCGCGCGCCTCGCCGAGGGCGTGCTCTCCCTGCATGCCGTCGGCCGGATCTTCGAGGTGATGACCCGGGCCTCGGGCGTCGTGCCGCAGATCTCCGTGGTGCTCGGGCCCGCGGCGGGCGGTGCGGCCTACGGCCCGGCGCTGACCGATGTCGTCATCCTCGGCCCCGAGGGCCGGATCTTCGTCACCGGCCCCGACGTGGTCCGCTCGGTGACCGGCGAGGCGGTGGACATGCTCCGCCTCGGCGGACCCGAGCCGCACGGCCGGCGCTCCGGCGTCGTGCACGTGGTCTCCCCCACCGAGCAGGACGCGCTCGAGAAGGCCCGCAGCATCGCGGTCCTGATGGGCGCACAGGGCCGGGTGGACATCGCCAGCGTCGCGGACCGCGACCTCGCCGCGATCCTGCCGGAGAACCGCAAGCGGGCCTACGACGTGCACCCGCTGGTCGAGGGCATCCTCGACGAGGGCACCTCGGTGGAGCTGCACGCCGGCTGGGCGCCCAACATCGTCACCGCGCTGGGCCGCATGGGCGGGCGCACCGTGGGCGTGGTGGCCAACAACCCGCTGCGCCTCGGCGGCTGCCTGGACTCGCCCTCGGCGGAGAAGGCCTCCCGGTTCGTGCGTACCTGCGACGCGTTCGGCATCCCGCTGCTGGTCGTGGTCGACGTCCCCGGCTACCTGCCCGGCGTCGGGCAGGAGTGGGACGGCGTCGTACGACGCGGCGCGAAGCTGCTGCACGCGTTCGCCGAGTGCTCGGTGCCCCGGGTCACCCTGGTCACCCGCAAGTCCTACGGCGGCGCGTACATCGCGATGAACTCCCGCTCCCTGGGCGCCACCCGCGTGTTCGCGTGGCCCGGCGCGGAGATCGCGGTGATGGGTCCGCTGGCCGCGGTCCGGATCCTGCACCGCCGCCGCCTGGCGGAGGTCGCCCCCGAGCTGCGTGAGCAGGTCGAGGCGGAGCTGGCCGAGGAGCACGAGCGGATCGCCGGCGGCGTGGAGCGTGCCGTGGAGATCGGCGTGATCGACGAGATCGTGGAGCCCGCCCGGACCCGCACCGCGCTCGCGGCGGCCCTGGTCGCCGAGGTGCACCAGCACGGCGTACGACGCGGGGCGCACGGCAACATCCCGCTCTGA
- a CDS encoding alpha/beta fold hydrolase, with protein MAASTYSAPQDQAGKHELQYVVLHGKRRAYLKAGRGPALLLLHGLGCDHTTWLPVIDELAKRYTVIAPDFLGHGASDKPRADYSVAGYANGMRDLLTVLGIDKATVVGHSFGGGVALQFGYQFPERTQRIVVVATGGFGPEVTPFIKLIQAPGWSAAMGVLTLPGIRHLELAAMRTAAQLPGPARKYVRDLGEVAAIVDSWKDRRTRYAIRHLVRAVIDWRGQVVTIADRAYLTEVMPIAVVWGRDDQVIPVRHASIAAFLAPQAHVEVIPDSGHFPHKDHPEQFVAILNEFIATTEPATYNRARFRRMLKAGGAARPAPLVSVEAADGAPA; from the coding sequence ATGGCCGCCAGCACGTACAGTGCGCCGCAGGACCAGGCAGGCAAGCACGAGCTGCAGTACGTCGTGCTGCACGGCAAGCGCCGTGCGTACCTCAAGGCGGGCCGGGGGCCGGCGCTCCTGCTGCTGCACGGGCTGGGGTGTGACCACACCACCTGGCTGCCGGTCATCGACGAGCTCGCCAAGCGCTACACGGTGATCGCGCCGGACTTCCTCGGCCACGGGGCCTCCGACAAGCCGCGCGCCGACTACTCCGTCGCGGGCTACGCCAACGGGATGCGGGACCTGCTCACCGTGCTGGGCATCGACAAGGCCACGGTGGTGGGCCACAGCTTCGGCGGCGGTGTCGCGCTGCAGTTCGGCTACCAGTTCCCCGAGCGCACGCAGCGGATCGTCGTGGTGGCCACCGGCGGCTTCGGCCCCGAGGTCACCCCGTTCATCAAGCTGATCCAGGCGCCGGGCTGGTCGGCTGCGATGGGCGTCCTCACCCTGCCCGGGATCCGGCACCTGGAGCTCGCCGCGATGCGCACCGCGGCCCAGCTGCCCGGTCCGGCGCGCAAATACGTGCGCGACCTCGGCGAGGTGGCCGCGATCGTCGACTCCTGGAAGGACCGGCGCACCCGGTACGCGATCCGGCACCTGGTGCGGGCGGTGATCGACTGGCGAGGGCAGGTCGTGACCATCGCCGACCGCGCCTACCTGACCGAGGTGATGCCGATCGCCGTGGTGTGGGGCCGCGACGACCAGGTGATCCCGGTGCGGCACGCCAGCATCGCGGCGTTCCTGGCCCCGCAGGCCCACGTCGAGGTCATCCCGGACTCCGGGCACTTCCCGCACAAGGACCACCCCGAGCAGTTCGTGGCGATCCTCAACGAGTTCATCGCCACCACCGAGCCCGCGACGTACAACCGCGCGCGGTTCCGCAGGATGCTCAAGGCGGGCGGGGCCGCCCGGCCCGCGCCGCTGGTCAGCGTCGAGGCGGCCGACGGCGCTCCCGCCTGA
- a CDS encoding beta-ketoacyl-ACP synthase III, translating to MSATKTIRQATGPAATRLLGVGAYRPARVVPNAELVEAIDSSDEWIQQRSGIRSRRIADESETLVSMSVAAATEALASAGIAAGQVDCVIVATVSHMLQTPSAATAIAHELGTEQAAAFDVSAACAGFCHGVALASDMVRAGSAGYALVIGVERLSDVTDVTDRGTAFLFADGAGAVVVGPSETPGIGPVVWGSDGEHYDHIRSREDWRDVVASDSPRMPHLVMKGNSVFRWASYSMAKVAQQALDRAGITVDELDCFVPHQANNRITDTMVRTMGLPPSVQVARDIVDTGNTSAASIPLALHRMITEGQARSGDTALLVAFGAGLSYAAQVVVVP from the coding sequence ATGAGCGCAACGAAGACCATCCGCCAGGCCACCGGCCCCGCGGCGACCCGGCTGCTCGGCGTCGGGGCCTACCGGCCCGCCCGGGTGGTGCCGAACGCGGAGCTGGTCGAGGCGATCGACTCCAGCGACGAGTGGATCCAGCAGCGCTCCGGCATCCGCTCGCGCCGGATCGCCGACGAGTCCGAGACCCTGGTGTCGATGAGCGTCGCCGCCGCGACCGAGGCGCTCGCCTCCGCCGGCATCGCCGCCGGCCAGGTCGACTGCGTCATCGTGGCCACGGTCTCGCACATGCTCCAGACCCCCTCCGCGGCGACCGCGATCGCCCACGAGCTGGGCACCGAGCAGGCGGCCGCGTTCGACGTCTCCGCCGCCTGCGCCGGGTTCTGCCACGGCGTGGCGCTGGCCAGCGACATGGTCCGCGCCGGCAGCGCCGGCTACGCGCTGGTGATCGGCGTCGAGCGGCTCTCCGACGTCACCGACGTCACCGACCGCGGCACCGCGTTCCTGTTCGCCGACGGCGCCGGTGCGGTCGTGGTCGGGCCCTCCGAGACCCCCGGCATCGGTCCCGTCGTCTGGGGCTCCGACGGCGAGCACTACGACCACATCCGCTCGCGTGAGGACTGGCGCGACGTGGTGGCCTCGGACTCCCCCCGGATGCCGCACCTGGTCATGAAGGGCAACTCGGTCTTCCGCTGGGCGTCGTACTCGATGGCGAAGGTGGCCCAGCAGGCGCTCGACCGGGCCGGGATCACCGTGGACGAGCTCGACTGCTTCGTGCCGCACCAGGCCAACAACCGGATCACCGACACGATGGTGCGCACGATGGGCCTGCCGCCGTCGGTGCAGGTCGCCCGCGACATCGTCGACACCGGCAACACCTCGGCGGCCTCGATCCCGCTGGCGCTGCACCGCATGATCACCGAAGGGCAGGCACGCTCCGGCGACACCGCGCTGCTGGTCGCCTTCGGCGCCGGGCTGTCGTACGCCGCGCAGGTCGTCGTCGTCCCCTGA
- a CDS encoding beta-ketoacyl-[acyl-carrier-protein] synthase family protein — translation MSRTRVVVTGLGTTSPLGGDTASTWEAMLAGRSGVRQLGEIADGLPVTIGAPAAVDPTDVLDRVVARRLDRTSQLALVASLEAWADSGLDAAKEAGELDGDRFGVAFASGIGGVHTLLSNHSTLLEKGPRRVSPISIPMLMPNAPAATISLRLGARGPVNTPVSACASGNEAIALAADQIRLGRVDVALAGGTEAAIHPLPISAFANMMALSKNAGDPTTVSRPFDTARDGFVLGEGAGALVLESLEHAQARGARIYAELLGTGITADAHDIAQPDPEGRGGTRAIRAALRDSGIDPADLVHVNAHATSTPQGDVAESLMLHAVLGSRANDLVVTSTKSMTGHLLGGAGALEGVATVLALHHRVAPPTINLDDQDPRVELDVATKPRDLPQGDIAALNNSFGFGGANVAVLFGTMG, via the coding sequence ATGTCGCGCACTCGCGTCGTCGTCACCGGGCTGGGCACCACGAGCCCGCTCGGTGGCGACACCGCCAGCACCTGGGAAGCGATGCTGGCTGGACGCTCCGGCGTCCGCCAGCTGGGCGAGATCGCCGACGGGCTGCCCGTGACCATCGGCGCCCCCGCGGCCGTCGACCCGACCGACGTCCTGGACCGGGTCGTGGCCCGGCGCCTGGACCGCACCTCGCAGCTGGCGCTCGTCGCCTCGCTCGAGGCCTGGGCGGACTCCGGGCTGGATGCGGCCAAGGAGGCCGGTGAGCTGGACGGCGACCGCTTCGGCGTCGCGTTCGCCTCCGGCATCGGCGGCGTGCACACGCTGCTGAGCAACCACTCGACGCTGCTCGAGAAGGGACCGCGGCGGGTCTCCCCGATCTCGATCCCGATGCTCATGCCCAACGCCCCCGCGGCGACCATCAGCCTGCGCCTCGGCGCCCGCGGACCGGTGAACACCCCGGTCTCGGCGTGCGCCTCGGGCAACGAGGCGATCGCCCTGGCGGCCGACCAGATCCGGCTCGGCCGGGTCGACGTCGCGCTCGCCGGCGGCACCGAGGCGGCCATCCACCCGCTGCCGATCTCGGCCTTCGCCAACATGATGGCGCTGTCGAAGAACGCCGGGGACCCGACGACGGTCTCCCGGCCCTTCGACACCGCGCGGGACGGCTTCGTCCTGGGCGAGGGGGCCGGCGCGCTGGTGCTGGAGTCGCTCGAGCACGCCCAGGCGCGCGGCGCCCGGATCTACGCCGAGCTGCTCGGCACCGGCATCACCGCGGACGCCCACGACATCGCCCAGCCTGACCCCGAGGGCCGCGGTGGGACGCGTGCCATCCGGGCCGCGCTGCGCGACTCGGGCATCGACCCCGCCGACCTCGTGCACGTCAACGCACACGCGACGTCCACGCCCCAGGGCGACGTCGCGGAGTCGCTGATGCTGCACGCCGTGCTCGGCTCCCGCGCCAACGACCTGGTCGTCACCAGCACCAAGTCGATGACCGGGCACCTGCTCGGCGGCGCCGGCGCCCTGGAGGGCGTCGCGACCGTGCTCGCCCTGCACCACCGGGTGGCGCCCCCGACGATCAACCTCGACGACCAGGACCCGCGGGTCGAGCTCGACGTGGCCACCAAGCCGCGGGACCTTCCGCAGGGCGACATCGCCGCCCTCAACAACTCGTTCGGCTTCGGCGGTGCCAACGTCGCCGTGCTCTTCGGGACGATGGGATGA
- a CDS encoding acyl carrier protein, protein MSTEEIRAALADIVNEVAGIPADSVQLDKSFSDDLDVDSLSMVEVVVEAEEKFGVTIPDDQVKNLKTVGDAVAFIERNIAA, encoded by the coding sequence ATGAGCACCGAAGAGATCCGCGCCGCCCTCGCCGACATCGTCAACGAGGTCGCCGGTATCCCCGCCGACAGCGTGCAGCTCGACAAGTCCTTCAGCGACGACCTGGACGTCGACTCGCTGTCGATGGTCGAGGTCGTCGTCGAGGCCGAGGAGAAGTTCGGCGTCACCATCCCCGACGACCAGGTCAAGAACCTCAAGACGGTCGGCGACGCGGTCGCGTTCATCGAGCGCAACATCGCGGCCTGA
- the aceE gene encoding pyruvate dehydrogenase (acetyl-transferring), homodimeric type, producing the protein MTTDTPTSGPTPAASVGSSATVIHEGLPTQLPDIDPDETQDWIDSFNALIDERGRERARYVMLRLLERARQKQVGVPALRSTDYINTIPPEREPWFPGDEETERRIRSYIRWNAAVTVSSANRKGLEVGGHIATYQSSASLYEVGFNHFFRGKDHPGGGDQLFLQGHASPGIYARAFLEGRLSEQQLLRFRQEVQHGPGAGLSSYPHPRLMPEFWEFPTVSMGLAGINSIYQARFNRYLAGRGIKDTSDQRVWAFLGDGEMAEPESLGAIRVAAREELDNLTWVINCNLQQLDGPVTGNGKIIQELEANFRGAGWNVIKVVWGREWDALLARDVDGVLVNKMNSTPDGAFQTFSVESGAYNREHFFGPDPRLRAMVEHMSDRQIEKLPRGGHDYRKVYAAFDAATKTVGQPTVILAHTIKGWTIDALEGKNATHQMKKLTKDDLKKFRDRLYLPISDRDLESAYEANGTAPFFHPGADSPEIEYMLERRRQLGGSLPKRVNRSKMLTLPGDSVYAELRKGAGNHKVATTMAAVRLLRDWMKDPEIGKRIVPIAPDEYRTFGMDSMFPSAKVYDPLGQTFESVDRNMLLQYKMSPQGQLLHEGISEAGAMASAIAAGSSYTTHGEQMIPFYIFYSMFGFQRTGDQIWAMADQLARGFLVGATAGRTTLTGEGLQHADGHSPLLASTNPAVVHYDPAFSYEVAHIMRSGLERMYGSTEEHPQGEDVIFYMTVYNEPVPQPAEPADLDVAGLLKGMYRVTEVEQGEGPRVRLLASGVGFPWIDEARRLLAEDWGVRAETWSVTSWNELARDGVETGKWNLLHPDEAPRTAYVTEALGDDTAPVVAVSDYMAAVPLQISPWVPADYRVLGADGFGFADTRPAARRFFQIDAESVVVQALSALAESGEIDPARVGEALAKYRIDDPTAVADRSQEGGAA; encoded by the coding sequence GTGACCACCGACACCCCTACCTCAGGCCCCACCCCGGCCGCCTCCGTGGGTTCGTCCGCCACCGTGATCCACGAGGGCCTCCCGACCCAGCTTCCCGACATCGACCCGGACGAGACCCAGGACTGGATCGACTCGTTCAACGCCCTGATCGACGAGCGCGGGCGCGAGCGCGCCCGCTACGTCATGCTGCGGCTGTTGGAGCGGGCGCGCCAGAAGCAGGTCGGAGTGCCGGCCCTGCGCAGCACCGACTACATCAACACCATCCCCCCGGAGCGGGAGCCGTGGTTCCCCGGCGACGAGGAGACCGAGCGCCGCATCCGCTCCTACATCCGCTGGAACGCGGCCGTCACGGTCTCCAGCGCGAACCGCAAGGGCCTGGAGGTCGGCGGCCACATCGCCACCTACCAGTCCAGCGCGAGCCTCTACGAGGTCGGCTTCAACCACTTCTTCCGCGGCAAGGACCACCCCGGCGGCGGTGACCAGCTCTTCCTCCAGGGCCACGCCTCCCCCGGCATCTACGCCCGCGCCTTCCTCGAGGGCCGGCTGAGCGAGCAGCAGCTGCTCCGGTTCCGCCAGGAGGTGCAGCACGGTCCGGGCGCCGGCCTGTCGTCGTACCCGCACCCGCGGCTGATGCCGGAGTTCTGGGAGTTCCCGACGGTCTCGATGGGCCTGGCCGGGATCAACTCGATCTACCAGGCGCGGTTCAACCGCTACCTGGCCGGCCGCGGCATCAAGGACACCTCCGACCAGCGGGTCTGGGCGTTCCTCGGCGACGGCGAGATGGCCGAGCCCGAGTCGCTCGGTGCGATCCGGGTCGCCGCCCGCGAGGAGCTGGACAACCTCACCTGGGTGATCAACTGCAACCTGCAGCAGCTGGACGGCCCGGTGACCGGCAACGGCAAGATCATCCAGGAGCTGGAGGCCAACTTCCGTGGCGCCGGCTGGAACGTGATCAAGGTCGTGTGGGGCCGCGAGTGGGACGCGCTGCTGGCCCGCGACGTCGACGGCGTGCTGGTCAACAAGATGAACTCCACCCCCGACGGTGCGTTCCAGACCTTCTCGGTCGAGTCCGGTGCCTACAACCGTGAGCACTTCTTCGGCCCCGACCCGCGGCTGCGCGCGATGGTCGAGCACATGTCCGACCGGCAGATCGAGAAGCTGCCGCGCGGGGGCCACGACTACCGCAAGGTGTACGCGGCGTTCGACGCGGCGACCAAGACGGTCGGGCAGCCGACGGTGATCCTGGCGCACACCATCAAGGGCTGGACGATCGACGCCCTGGAGGGCAAGAACGCCACCCACCAGATGAAGAAGCTGACCAAGGACGACCTGAAGAAGTTCCGCGACCGGCTCTACCTGCCGATCAGCGACCGGGACCTGGAGAGCGCCTACGAGGCGAACGGCACCGCGCCGTTCTTCCACCCCGGGGCCGACTCCCCGGAGATCGAGTACATGCTCGAGCGGCGTCGCCAGCTCGGCGGCTCCCTGCCGAAGCGGGTCAACCGCTCGAAGATGCTGACCCTGCCGGGCGACTCCGTCTACGCGGAGCTGCGCAAGGGTGCGGGCAACCACAAGGTGGCCACCACGATGGCCGCGGTCCGCCTGCTCCGGGACTGGATGAAGGACCCGGAGATCGGCAAGCGGATCGTCCCGATCGCGCCCGACGAGTACCGCACGTTCGGCATGGACTCGATGTTCCCCTCGGCCAAGGTCTACGACCCGCTCGGACAGACCTTCGAGTCCGTCGACCGCAACATGCTGCTGCAGTACAAGATGTCGCCGCAGGGCCAGCTGCTCCACGAGGGCATCTCCGAGGCGGGCGCGATGGCCTCGGCGATCGCTGCCGGGTCGTCGTACACGACCCACGGCGAGCAGATGATCCCGTTCTACATCTTCTACTCGATGTTCGGTTTCCAGCGCACCGGCGACCAGATCTGGGCGATGGCCGACCAGCTCGCGCGCGGCTTCCTGGTCGGCGCGACCGCGGGCCGCACCACGCTGACCGGCGAGGGCCTGCAGCACGCGGACGGGCACTCCCCGCTGCTGGCGTCCACGAACCCCGCGGTCGTGCACTACGACCCGGCGTTCAGCTACGAGGTCGCGCACATCATGCGCTCGGGCCTGGAGCGGATGTACGGCTCCACCGAGGAGCACCCCCAGGGTGAGGACGTCATCTTCTACATGACCGTCTACAACGAGCCCGTCCCGCAGCCGGCCGAGCCGGCGGACCTCGACGTGGCGGGGCTGCTCAAGGGCATGTACCGGGTCACCGAGGTCGAGCAGGGCGAGGGCCCCCGCGTGCGGCTGCTCGCCTCGGGCGTCGGCTTCCCGTGGATCGACGAGGCGCGCCGCCTGCTCGCCGAGGACTGGGGCGTGCGCGCGGAGACCTGGTCGGTCACCTCGTGGAACGAGCTCGCCCGCGACGGCGTCGAGACCGGGAAGTGGAACCTGCTGCACCCCGACGAGGCGCCCCGTACGGCGTACGTCACCGAGGCGCTCGGCGACGACACCGCGCCCGTGGTGGCGGTCTCGGACTACATGGCCGCCGTGCCGCTGCAGATCTCGCCGTGGGTGCCGGCCGACTACCGGGTGCTCGGAGCGGACGGCTTCGGCTTCGCCGACACCCGCCCGGCCGCGCGCCGGTTCTTCCAGATCGACGCGGAGTCGGTGGTCGTGCAGGCGCTGTCCGCGCTCGCGGAGTCCGGGGAGATCGACCCCGCCCGCGTCGGTGAGGCGCTCGCGAAGTACCGGATCGACGACCCGACCGCGGTCGCCGACCGCAGCCAGGAGGGCGGCGCGGCCTGA